TCAGACCAGTATGCGATGGGGTTGGAACAGATGCCAGCACTTGCGCGTGAGTATGCAAACTACTACCGTGAAGTAAAAATTAGCGAGGAAGTGTATGCGCTGCTCAAGCAGCTCTACTACAAAGAGCGCTTGCAAGGCTATCGCAACACGCCGACTGTAGTGGTGCTCGATGAAGCCAAAGCGCCTGCAACGCGCACAAGTCCCAAGCGCTTGGAAACATTGCTGCTGCTTTTGCCGCTCTCTCTGCTTGCTGCAGTAGGGTGGGTATTGGTGCAGAACTTTTTGCAGCGCACTCGCACAGAAGAAGGTTACGCGCGACTGTGGCAACTATGGGAAACAAAAGTTTGGATATTCGGACGCAAGCAGAAAAAAACGCTACTCTAAAAGGCAGGTAAATTCATAAGTCGCTCCTTATGCATCAATCCCTTGCTGAACAAACTTTTGGTGGTTTTCAGATATGACACGAAACGATTCAGTAAGTAGTTCATCAGCAGATTTTGACTCAACGGGGATTGCTCGATCAATGACCAGCGTGATACTGCCTGGGGAAATCAGTGCAGTGCCACGGCGCATAATCTTGTAGCTACCCAAGATGGTAACAGGCAAGATGGGAACACCTGACTTTTCGGCAACCAAAAATGCGCCACGCTTGAAGGGCTGAATGCGACCATCAAAGGACCGCGTGCCATCTGCAAAGATTATGACGGATTTGCCTTGTCGGATTTTCTCAATTGCCTTGTAGAGACTTTTCAGGGCGTCACGGTTTGCACCACGCTTGATAAGAATGAAATCGCCCATCGCCATTGACCAACCAAAAAAAGGAATTTTTCCGAGTGATTCCTTCGCAACAATCCGCACTTTTTTGATAGGCAAACCCAATAGCAAAGCAGGAATGTCAAAGTAGCTGGCATGGTTGCTGACCACAACATAGACCCCATTCGGGTCAACATTTTCTTTACCAATGACGATAAGTCTAACGCCTGAGAAGAAAAGCCAAAGCCGGCACCAAAGCCGGGCTAAAAAAAGATACACTGTGCCAGAACGGTCAAAGAGCGAGAAGAGAATAGAAATTGTGGATAGCACTATCATCACACTCAGCACGGTTACCCAGATGTAAATGGAGCGAAGAATTAGCCAGAGTTTCGACATTGCCAGTGTGAATTGCATTGTTATGCAAGTCGCATAGCAAATATAGCTATGTAGCACTTGCTTTGTGTCAAAAGTAGAGGAATTGCGTAACTGGAGGCTACTTGGGGCGAGATGCAGTGCCATGATTCGTAAGGCACTGATGCTCTACATACTCCAAAGTTAAGACCCCTGTTCTGCGAAAGCAACTCTCTGTCAATCACCTGAGAGCATGGTCCAGATGCCAATGGCGATAAAGCCTGCGCCTGCAATCCATTTGAGCAGCTTTGGTGAAATCCACTTGCCGAGTTGCTCGCCCACCACGACGCCAATGCCTGCCGCCAAGACCAGCGCCGCCGCTGAGCCAAAGAAAATCGCCCACTTGCTTGCGCCTTCTTTCGTGGCGAAAGTCATCGTGGCAAGTTGAGTTTTGTCGCCAATCTCAGCGAGAAAGACGGTGATGAACACAGT
The genomic region above belongs to Chloroherpetonaceae bacterium and contains:
- a CDS encoding 1-acyl-sn-glycerol-3-phosphate acyltransferase; the protein is MQFTLAMSKLWLILRSIYIWVTVLSVMIVLSTISILFSLFDRSGTVYLFLARLWCRLWLFFSGVRLIVIGKENVDPNGVYVVVSNHASYFDIPALLLGLPIKKVRIVAKESLGKIPFFGWSMAMGDFILIKRGANRDALKSLYKAIEKIRQGKSVIIFADGTRSFDGRIQPFKRGAFLVAEKSGVPILPVTILGSYKIMRRGTALISPGSITLVIDRAIPVESKSADELLTESFRVISENHQKFVQQGIDA
- a CDS encoding TMEM165/GDT1 family protein, giving the protein MQFWSVFSTVFITVFLAEIGDKTQLATMTFATKEGASKWAIFFGSAAALVLAAGIGVVVGEQLGKWISPKLLKWIAGAGFIAIGIWTMLSGD